The genomic DNA CTCGACGAGATGGCCAGAACGCGGGCGAGCTCGACCTGGCTGAGTCCGCGTTCCTCGCGCAGTCTGCGGAGGCGGATGCCTGCGAAGAGCTTGTCCACGGTCACAGGGTAGTACGGATTGCGAGGGTCACTGTTCGCACATTTCGCAAAAGCCGACGAAAGGCCAGGTGAAGGCGATTCTGTCGGGGTCAGTCCGATGCGAAACAGCCTCACGCCACCTCGATCACCGCTTTCCCGCGAATCTGGTGGGCGTCGAGTTCGGCCAAGGCTGCCGGGATCTCATCGAAGCCGAAGCGATGTCCGATCTGAGGGTGCACGGTGCCCTCGGCGTACATCCGGTGCAGCGCCTGCGCGCCCCAGGACAACAGCGTGGGGTCCTTGTCCAGGGTGGCGCCCCAGGCCACGCCGACTGCCGATACATTGCGCAGCAGAAGTCGATTGGTCTTGATCGCGGGGATGCCGCCGGCGGCGAAACCGATCACCAGGATGCGACCTTCCGATGCCAGTGCCCGTACCGCCTCGTCGAAGAGCCAGTCGCCCAGGGGATCGAGAATCACATCGACGCCGTCACCGCCGGTGAGTTCGCGGACCGTGGACGAGAAGCCCTGCTCGAGAACGATCACCTGGTCGGCGCCGGCCTCCTTCGCCACCGCGATCTCATGCTCACCGGCGACCCCGGCGATCACCGTGGCTTTCAGTCCTTTGGCGACCTGGACGGCGGCGCTGCCGATACCACCGGCGGCGCCCATCACCAGCGCGGTTTCTCCCGCTTCGAGGCGCCCGCGCCGGGCCAGCGCGAAGTGGGTGGTGTGGTGGTTGACCACCAGTCCGGCAGCGGTGTCGAAGCCCATGTCGTCCGGAATGGCGACCAAGGACTGCAGCGGCACAGACACCGCCTCGGCGTAGGCGCCGTCCCAGACGAAGGCCATCACCCGGTCACCGGTGGACCAGCCGGAATCTGTTGGTGCCCAGGCGATCACACCGGCCACCTCGCAGCCGGGGGTGAACGGGGTCTGGGGTTTGCGTTGATACTGGCCCTTGGTGAGCAGCAGATCGGGGAAATTGACCCCGATCGCTTTGACCTCGACCACCGCGGTCCCATCGGTGCGGGGCACGTCGGGGACCTCGTCGAGGGTCAGCGCCGTCGGCCCGTCGTAGGAGTGCAGACGGTAGGCCTTCACTGGTCGCCTCGCAGCCGGATCAGCACCTCGGCCACACAGGCAGGTTTGTCGCCGCCCTCGATCTCCATGGTGACCCGCAGGTTGGCCTGCACGCCCCCGGCCACCGGTTCCGCGTTGACCAGGGTGAGGCGCCCGCGCAGCCGCGAGCCCACCGGAACCGCTGCGGGGAAACGGATCTTGTTGGCGCCGTAGTTGATCGACGCGACAGCATCGTCGACGACGAACAGCTCGTTGAGCACCGGCGCGATGAGCGACATCGTGAGGTAGCCGTGCGCAATGGTGGTGCCGAACGGTCCGGTGGCCGCGCGCTCGGCGTCGACGTGGATCCACTGCGGATCCTCGGTGATGTCCGCAAAGGCGTCGATGCGGGGTTGGTCGATCTCCATCCAATGGCTGGAGCCGAGATCGAGTTCGGACTGCTCGGTCAGGGAGGCAATGGTCAGTCCGCTCACATCGACATCCCGCCGTCGACCGAGAGCACGGTGCCGGTGATGAAGCCGGCCTCCTCGGAGGCCAGGAAGCCGATGGCCGGGCACATCTCGGATGGCTGGGCGAAGCGCCCCAGCGGGATGGCCTTGGTCATCTCGGCCTTCTTGTCGGCGGGGATGGAGGCGATCATCCGCGTCTCGGCGTTGGGGGCGATGGCGTTGACGGTGACCCCGAAACGGGCCAGTTCTTTGGCAGTGGTCTTGGTGAAACCGATGATGCCGGCCTTGGCCATGCCGTAATTGGACTGGCCGGGGTTGCCGCGCAGGCCGGTGAAGGAGGTGATGTTGATGATGCGGCCGAAGTTCCTTTCGCGGAAATGAGGTACGCATTCCCGGGTGAACCGGAAGGTACCGCCGGCGTGCACGGCCATCACCTCGTCCCAGTCCTCGTCGGTGAGCTTCCAGACCACCTTGTCGCGCAGCACACCGGCGTTGTTGACCACCACGTCCACCTTGCCGGTGTCCTCGATCACCGTTGCCACAGCGGCTTTCACGTCCTCGGTGCTGCGAACGTCGGCCATCACAGCAACTCCACCGGCACGTTTGGCGGCGTCAGTGAGCTCGTCGGCGTCGACGTCGATCATGTAGGTCGCCGCGCCGGCGCCGGCGAAGAACGAGCCGAGTTCGAAGCCGATGCCGCGTGCGGCGCCGGTGACGATGACCGACCGTCCGGAGAAGTCGTAGGTCAGATTGCCCATGGATGAAGTGCCTTTCGGTGCAGGGGGATTGGGTCAGGAGTAACGGCGCAGAACCAGCGAGGCGTTCTGGCCGCCGAACCCGAAGGAATTGATCTGGATGACGTCGGCGTCCACGTGGGCGGGCTTCTGGGTGATCACCTGGAAGTCGGCGTCCGGATCCACCACGTCGGTGCCGAAAGCGTTGGGGAACATGCCGGATGCGAATGTCTCCAGCGCGGCGACCGCGCTCATGGCGCCCGAGGCCGCTCCGGTGTGCCCGGTGTGGCCCTTGATCCCGGTGACCGGCAGATCGCGTCCACCGTGCACCGTGTTGATGGCGCGGATCTCGGCGGTGTCCCCCTTGGCGGTTCCGGTGGCGTGGGCGTAGAGGGCATCAACCTGCTCGGGTTCGATACCGGCGTTGGCCAGCGCCTTGCGCATGACCAGCGCCTCCCAGGTGCCGTTCGGGTCCGGCGCGGACGGGTGGGGGCCGTCCGCCAGCGAGGCATACCCGGCGATCTCGGCGAGGATGGTCGCGCCGCGAGCCAGCGCGTGTTCCTCGCTCTCGATCACGAACATCGCACTGCCGTCGCCGATCACGATGCCGGTGCGGGACTGGTCGAAAGGGGTCAGGGTGCGGCGCTCGTCGGTGCTGTTGGTGATCATCCCGTACTGGGCCTGGGCGAAATACCAGGCCGGCGCGAAGTCGCCGTCACCCAGGGTCACGGCCTCGGTGCCGCCGGTCAGCGCGACGTCGGCCTCCCCGGAACGGATCAGCCTGGCGGCGTTGCCGATGGCGTCATTGGAGGACGCGCACGCGGTGGTCAGCGTGAGCAACGGACCGTGCAGGCCGTAGCGCATGCACAGTTGGGAACCCGCCATGTTCGGCAGGATGCGGATCATGGTCTTGCGGTCGACGCCGGCGGCGCCGTCGCGCTCGTAGGCCCGCTGCGCCTCGCTCAGCGAGCGGGTGCCGCCCATGCTGGTGCCGTGTACCACCCCGGTGCGCTCCGAGTCGAAGTCGTCCAATCCCGCGTCGATGCGGGCCTGCTCGGTGGCGGCCAGGGCCCATTGCGCGAACAGGTCGGTGCCGTCGGCCACCTTGGCGTCCATCCAGTCCGTGGCCTCGAAGTCGCGGACCGGGGCAAACCAGAAGGTGTCGGTCTCCCCGGGCCAGGAGATGCGCCCGATGCCGGAGACGTTGTTGCGCAACCCGTCCAGATAGTCGGTGACAGAGTTCCCGTTCGGGGCAATGATGCCGCGACCGGTGATGACGACTCTAGGCATGGCGGAGTCCTTCTGTGAGTGGGTATTCGGTTCCGGTCATGGTGCTGGTGTTCTCGAGCCCGCGGCTCACCGCGCCGATCAGATAGGGGCGCAGGTCTGTCGGGGTGACGATGTGGTCGATGGACCCCACCTCGAGTGCACGCTCCACGGTGTGGATGTCGTCGAACTCCTGGGCCACCGCGGCCTGTACCTCGGTGGTCACGGCCGCGGTCAATTCGTGCAACCGGTGGGTGAGCACCGGCTGCTCGTCCGCGGGGGCGGCGGTCAGCCGGCTCTGTAACTCCAGCACCGCCGGGTGCTGTTTGACCCGCGCCCTGACTTCGCGGGTGAACACCACCGCTGCGGCGGGTGCGCCGCCGATCACCGACGCCCGGGAGCCTTCGACGGCTGCGACCTCGAGGTGGGGGTTGAGCGCCTTGGAGAACACCACGTACGCCCCGCCGTGGTAACGGGAGATCACCGTGAAGACGATGGGGCCGCGGTAGTTGACGATGGCCCTGCCGATTTCGGCGCCGTACTCGAGCTGCAGCTTGGACATCGATTCCGGGGAGCCGTCGAAACCGGACAGGTTCGCCAGGATCACCAGCGGCCGCCGGCCACTGGCGCCGTTGATGACCCGCGCGAGTTTCTTCGAGGACTGGGGGAACAGCGTGCCCGCTGTCCAGGAGTCGGGACCATTGGCCGGCCGGGGCAGCCGCCGGCGCAGGTTGCGGGACTCGATGCCCACCAACGACACTGCGAATCCGCCGAGCCGAGTGTCCCAGGCCACCACGTTCTCCGCGTCCTGCCACGCTGTCCATCGCTCCAGAGGCGGGGCATCCTGGTCGCGGACCGCCGACAGCACCGAACGGATGTCGAACGGCCGCTTGCGGTCCGGATTGTGGGTGGCCGAGAAGATCTCGCCGACCGTGGCGAAAGCGGTTCCGTTGCCGCTGTTGCGGTGCGGATACGGGGTGATGTCGCGGTCCACCGGATCGGTCGTGGGCCGCCAGGCGCCGTGCGGCAGCGAAGACTCGTAGTGACGGAACAGCACGGCGCACGCGGACTCGACATCCGGCACCCAGAACTGCGCCTGCCCGTTGGGCCCCGCGATGCGGGCATAACCACCGATGCCGGTGTTGTCCTCGGCGGCCACCCCTCCGGAGAACTCGAGCGCCTGCTTGCCGGTGAGCACCATGGCGCTGCGCCCGACCATGATCAGCACTCCCGAGGTGTGCATCAGCATGGTGGCCTCGGCATCGAAGTACGACTGGGCTCCGACGTTCACCCCGACCACGACGACGTTGATCTCTCCGCCGGCCTGGGTGAACTCGATGATCCGCCGCAGCACCGCCGCCGTCGCGTCCAGGTTTTCGGTGCCGCTGTCCATGGCGATCCGAGCACCGGAGGACACCGCATACCACTCGGCCGGGATGCCCAGTTCGGCGGCCAGGTCCAGTGCGGCGATGATCCTGCGACATTCGGGCTCGGCCAGCGACGCCAGATCGCGGCTGGGCTCGTTCATGATGAGCACCCGGCGGATGGTGGCGGTGGAGCCGGCCGGCCTGCTCTCGATCACCCCGGTGACCACGCGCGCGGTGTTCTGACCGCGGGGACGCTCGACCGCTGCGAAGCCTTCATCGGTGAAGTCGTATTCGACGAAATCGCCGACGGGTAACTCGGTGTGGGTGGCGCCGGTGCCGACCAGGAGCTCGACGATCTCGTAGGGATACACCAGCCCCCGCCGTTGTAGGGTCACCACCCGGCGGCGGTACTCCGACATGGGTCGAATCGTGTTGTGCGAGGGCTTGGTTCGTCCGACCATCACACCCACTCGAGCCGGTGTGGTGATGTGCAGCACCTCGTCCGACCGCTCGCCGGTGTCCGGATCGTGTGTGACGACCCGGCCGATCACCTTCTCCAGGCCCAGTCCGCGGGTCAGGGGCAGCAGCTCGGCGATCAGTTTCTGCAGCTCGGAGTCGGTCAGCGTCCAGGTGGGCTCGGCATGGATCACGATGCGATTGCTCAGCGAGACCGAGGGATCGGGCAGCGCGGCCCTGGCTTGCCTGATGGCGATGGCCGCCTCGGACAGTTGGCCGGTGAGGTGGGCCGGATCGAGATCGAAGACCTCCAGAATCGCGATCAGGCGCTGATCGTTGCGGTTCTCCCGGGCGGTGGCATGCAGCAGGTGGACCCCGTCGGGGGCGGGCAGGCCCGAGAGTGCGAAGTTGTCGAAGCGCCACAGTTCCAGGCGCTCGGCCGCCGCGGGGTGCATACCACCGTGGCGGGTTGCGACGGCGAGGTCTCCGTGGCCGCCGGTGACGGTGAGATGGCGCGGCGCCCCGGTGAATCGGCCGCCCTCCCACCAGGTGATCACCAGGGTCAGATGGTCGCAACGACCGGCGACGTCGGTGAACACCCGCCGGATCGTGGACTCGAGCGCCGTGGCGTCCGGGGCCCCGTTACCGCCGACGAAGATGTCGATGTCGACGACCCCCGTGGTCTCGACACTGCCGGCGGCGGCCGAGAGGACGTCGCCGAGTCGGTCGGCGGTCCCCGCCACGGCCACCATCACCACGGTGTTTCCGTTGTCGCTCCGTGCCGACGTGACCCCGGTGATGCCGGTGAGTGGCAGTGCTGCGCACCGGGCGAGGGCGCGGTGCCGGTGGGTCCGGCGCAGCAGCGCTTCGAGAGCGGCGACCGCCTCGGGGCCCTGGTCGACGGCATGTGCGGCCAGCCAGCGGTCCAGCGGAGCGGGCAGGTGCAACAGGCCGGTGACGTCAGCCTGCTCACCGGCAAGCAGGAGGGCGGCATATCGCTCATCGGCGCTGCGTAATTCCCGGATGGCCGGGTGTTCCACCAGCCGGTGACGGACGGCGCGGCCGAGATCGGCGACGCCCGGGTAGCCGAGCTCTGCTGCCGTGATCACCGCGTCGACAACCTCGACCAACTCAGTGGAGTCCACGGTGTCGTGGTCGGGCTCCAGCCAGCTCTGCAATACCAGGGCGCTCACCTGCGCCACCCGATCCATCCGGGACTCGGCGCGCCAGACGTGGTAGAGCGCGTCGGTCAACTCAGGGCTCTGGCTGACCTCGGTCACGCCGTAATAGGCCAGCACACTGCGTACTTGCGCGGGGAAGTGGCCCGGCGCCAGCTCGTCGAGCCGGTCGGGTGAACGCAGCGCAAGGAGGAGCAGATCGGGCCGGGGGGAGCGGCGCTGCGTGCCGGTGTCCGCGTCGTCGTGGTCTGCGAACAGCGCCATCCGGTCGGCGGCGGCGCGGAGCACCTGCAGCCCGGCATCAAAGGGCAGCGCGTCGATTCGGGCGATGGCCTTGGCGGCAGCGTCGTCGTCGAGATCCTGGCCGAGGATCAGCCGCACCAGGGTGTCGCGATCGGTATCCGCCGAATCGGGTTGGTGCGCGGCCAGGTCGGTGAACGACAGTTGAGTCGCGACGCCCGCCGCGGCCTGAT from Mycolicibacterium tokaiense includes the following:
- a CDS encoding NADPH:quinone oxidoreductase family protein; translated protein: MKAYRLHSYDGPTALTLDEVPDVPRTDGTAVVEVKAIGVNFPDLLLTKGQYQRKPQTPFTPGCEVAGVIAWAPTDSGWSTGDRVMAFVWDGAYAEAVSVPLQSLVAIPDDMGFDTAAGLVVNHHTTHFALARRGRLEAGETALVMGAAGGIGSAAVQVAKGLKATVIAGVAGEHEIAVAKEAGADQVIVLEQGFSSTVRELTGGDGVDVILDPLGDWLFDEAVRALASEGRILVIGFAAGGIPAIKTNRLLLRNVSAVGVAWGATLDKDPTLLSWGAQALHRMYAEGTVHPQIGHRFGFDEIPAALAELDAHQIRGKAVIEVA
- a CDS encoding carboxyl transferase domain-containing protein; the protein is MLKHVAIVNRGEAAMRFLNAAGEYGMERGVPLETVALYTDADAGSWFVREADHAVHLGPTMSTDPVTGARRHTYLDLDVLETALRSSGADSVWPGWGFVAENPDFVRLCERIGVRFIGPSAEAMDKLGDKIAAKRVAESAEVPVVPWSHGPVATADDALAHAHRIGFPVVIKAAAGGGGRGIRVVRDAAELPAAFAGARSEAESAFGDSTLFLEAQVLGGRHFEVQVAADTAGTVWALGLRDCSVQRRRQKVLEESAPVDIDAHTRQRILDAARRLCRTVGYTGVGTVEFLARPDTGDFYFLEVNTRLQVEHTVTESVTGVDLVKLQLDIAEGLPLIGDPPEPRGHAVEVRLNAEDPRRGFAPAPGRVVELRIPQGPSIRTDAGVVAGDSIASEFDSMIAKVIAWGRDRDEALARLRRALARSAAVVEGGTTNRRFLMALLDNADIRAGHVDTTWLDRALDSGILLDAPDAAPALVAAAVEAYRRDHADALDRFAGMAAHGRLDPVDDTAMTVELEYEGERRRFTVRWLGADDFEIEVDGTVVAAQVAEVGKFERRMVVGDHEMALTVVAGGPLITVEAGHSVYRIVRGDGGLVRAESQCVVAKVLVSVGDEVRPGEVLLIAEAMKMESPVVAPAAGRITEIVCPAGTLVGAGGPIIRMEALDQAAAGVATQLSFTDLAAHQPDSADTDRDTLVRLILGQDLDDDAAAKAIARIDALPFDAGLQVLRAAADRMALFADHDDADTGTQRRSPRPDLLLLALRSPDRLDELAPGHFPAQVRSVLAYYGVTEVSQSPELTDALYHVWRAESRMDRVAQVSALVLQSWLEPDHDTVDSTELVEVVDAVITAAELGYPGVADLGRAVRHRLVEHPAIRELRSADERYAALLLAGEQADVTGLLHLPAPLDRWLAAHAVDQGPEAVAALEALLRRTHRHRALARCAALPLTGITGVTSARSDNGNTVVMVAVAGTADRLGDVLSAAAGSVETTGVVDIDIFVGGNGAPDATALESTIRRVFTDVAGRCDHLTLVITWWEGGRFTGAPRHLTVTGGHGDLAVATRHGGMHPAAAERLELWRFDNFALSGLPAPDGVHLLHATARENRNDQRLIAILEVFDLDPAHLTGQLSEAAIAIRQARAALPDPSVSLSNRIVIHAEPTWTLTDSELQKLIAELLPLTRGLGLEKVIGRVVTHDPDTGERSDEVLHITTPARVGVMVGRTKPSHNTIRPMSEYRRRVVTLQRRGLVYPYEIVELLVGTGATHTELPVGDFVEYDFTDEGFAAVERPRGQNTARVVTGVIESRPAGSTATIRRVLIMNEPSRDLASLAEPECRRIIAALDLAAELGIPAEWYAVSSGARIAMDSGTENLDATAAVLRRIIEFTQAGGEINVVVVGVNVGAQSYFDAEATMLMHTSGVLIMVGRSAMVLTGKQALEFSGGVAAEDNTGIGGYARIAGPNGQAQFWVPDVESACAVLFRHYESSLPHGAWRPTTDPVDRDITPYPHRNSGNGTAFATVGEIFSATHNPDRKRPFDIRSVLSAVRDQDAPPLERWTAWQDAENVVAWDTRLGGFAVSLVGIESRNLRRRLPRPANGPDSWTAGTLFPQSSKKLARVINGASGRRPLVILANLSGFDGSPESMSKLQLEYGAEIGRAIVNYRGPIVFTVISRYHGGAYVVFSKALNPHLEVAAVEGSRASVIGGAPAAAVVFTREVRARVKQHPAVLELQSRLTAAPADEQPVLTHRLHELTAAVTTEVQAAVAQEFDDIHTVERALEVGSIDHIVTPTDLRPYLIGAVSRGLENTSTMTGTEYPLTEGLRHA
- a CDS encoding SDR family NAD(P)-dependent oxidoreductase, which translates into the protein MGNLTYDFSGRSVIVTGAARGIGFELGSFFAGAGAATYMIDVDADELTDAAKRAGGVAVMADVRSTEDVKAAVATVIEDTGKVDVVVNNAGVLRDKVVWKLTDEDWDEVMAVHAGGTFRFTRECVPHFRERNFGRIINITSFTGLRGNPGQSNYGMAKAGIIGFTKTTAKELARFGVTVNAIAPNAETRMIASIPADKKAEMTKAIPLGRFAQPSEMCPAIGFLASEEAGFITGTVLSVDGGMSM
- a CDS encoding beta-ketoacyl-[acyl-carrier-protein] synthase family protein; its protein translation is MPRVVITGRGIIAPNGNSVTDYLDGLRNNVSGIGRISWPGETDTFWFAPVRDFEATDWMDAKVADGTDLFAQWALAATEQARIDAGLDDFDSERTGVVHGTSMGGTRSLSEAQRAYERDGAAGVDRKTMIRILPNMAGSQLCMRYGLHGPLLTLTTACASSNDAIGNAARLIRSGEADVALTGGTEAVTLGDGDFAPAWYFAQAQYGMITNSTDERRTLTPFDQSRTGIVIGDGSAMFVIESEEHALARGATILAEIAGYASLADGPHPSAPDPNGTWEALVMRKALANAGIEPEQVDALYAHATGTAKGDTAEIRAINTVHGGRDLPVTGIKGHTGHTGAASGAMSAVAALETFASGMFPNAFGTDVVDPDADFQVITQKPAHVDADVIQINSFGFGGQNASLVLRRYS
- a CDS encoding MaoC family dehydratase; the protein is MSGLTIASLTEQSELDLGSSHWMEIDQPRIDAFADITEDPQWIHVDAERAATGPFGTTIAHGYLTMSLIAPVLNELFVVDDAVASINYGANKIRFPAAVPVGSRLRGRLTLVNAEPVAGGVQANLRVTMEIEGGDKPACVAEVLIRLRGDQ